The following DNA comes from Candidatus Moraniibacteriota bacterium.
CTTAAAGGGGAAATTTTCTTCACTGGAACCAGGCGATTCATTCGCTTTCGCAATGCCGTCAGGCGGAAAAACAGCGGCAGTTGTTAAAAGCAAAAAAATTAGCAGAAACTTCAATAAAAGCTTTATGCTGCTCATAAAATAAGCATACTTTAATTTTTGATTTCTAACAAGAATGTCCAAAAATAAAAGAGATTTTATGTAATCTCTTTTATTTTAGAAAAGATATGGCGTCAAAATGCCGCGGCGGCTTACTAGAAGCCCCGCACCTGAATCTTTTTTAATTTGGTGGTATCGGCTTTGGGCAAGCGCACAGTCAGTATTCCATTCTTAAGAGACGCTTCGGCTTTTTCGGGAAGAACATCTACCGGTAGAACAACCGAGCGAGAAAAAGGACCCCAATAGCATTCCTGATAATAGTAATTTTCCGGAGTGACTTCTTCTTCGTTTTTTCTTTCTCCCCGGATAGTAACCATATCGTTGTTGATGGAAACATCAAGATCTTCCGGCTTTACTCCCGCGATGGTGGATTTAATGACGATGTCATTCTCGGTCTGATATACGTCAATTGTCAGCTGCCCTTCAGTTTCGCCTCCCCAGCTTTCATCCCGGACAGCTGGAGAAGAGTTGGTCCGCATGACCATTTCTGTTTCTTCCTCCTCGGAAAATACTGGCGCTGATTCTCCTTGATTATTCTCAACCTTCCTGGCGCCGGTTATTCGTTCCAGGAATGATATTTTTGTCTTTGCCATATTGTTTAATTGATTTTTTGACCACTTGTCGGATGTTTTAGCGGTCAGTTTTATCCTAGCTTAAGAATTATATCTGACTTTCTTATTATAAAATGGAATTGTCTATGATGCAAGTTTTTTGGGAATTCGCAGAACATTGAAAACATTAACGGCGACAAGAAAAAGCAAAAGAAGAAAAATAAGATAGTCGAAAAAATAGCTCCGATAGAAGGCCAAGATATTAAAAACAAGATGAGCAATAGCGGCCAAGCCGAAGGCCTTTATTATCGTTCCCGACCGCTTTGGATTTCCTGTTGCGATGAAGTATCCCATAAGGCCGGCAGTTGAGGTATGAAGAAGGATAATCTCCACGAGATAGCGGTAGTGCATTTTCCATTCCGCTCCAATTTGCCATCCAATGAGTGCAATCTCCACCAGAGAAAAACTTAAACCGACTAAAAAAGAAATGAGGAGAAGCGGCCGGTTCCAGAAGAGCTCTTCGATTCTTTTGGCGATCACGATGTATTTCAGTGTTTCCTCGACTCCAGCGGAAATAATAACAAAAGCAAAAGAGGAAATAAAAAGTTCAAGGGTAATGTTTTTGTTTGAAGGGAACAAAAGAAAAACATTGGCGATAATGAATTCCAGCGCCAGTGCTCCCAGCGCCGCAATAATTCCCCAGAAAAATGATTCAAGATATCTCATTTAACCTAAATCTTCTATATGTTTTTTTATCTCGGAAAACTTGGTCTTGGCTTTTCGCAAAGATTCTTTTTGTCCCTCTATGACTTTTTGAGGAGCTTTTTCAAGAAATTGTTTATTTTTCATCCGGCTTTCAATTCCGGATATGAATTTTTTTAGATTTTCTAATTCTTTCTTAGCTTTATCCCTTTCTTTCTTAATGTCAACCAATCCTTTGGTAGGTATGTAAATATTTATTCCGGCTACGGTCCTATGAATAGCACTTTTAATTCTTTTTCCTTCGCTAGTTATTTTGAGCTCTTTTATTCCTGTACGCAAGCTTCTAATGAGATTTTCTTGGGAATGAATCAATGCATAAGTGTTGATTCCTAGATATTGCTGGTGGCTTCTGGTATCAATGATAACACTGATTTTTCTGTGGGGCTCAATTTTACTTTCCAGGCGAGCACGGCGGATGGCCTTGATGATTTCTTTTACGAGTTCAAAATTTAAAAAATCGGTTTGCGAAGCAGAAGCAATGTTCCAATAATTTTCCTCGGTTGGCCATTTCGTTACCATAAGCAGGTTCTTCTCTCCGAATTGTTTCCAGACATGCTCGGTAACGAAAGGCATAAAGGGATGCCAAAGCTTTAAGAGGTCCTTTAATACCAGTATTAGAATTTTATTTTTTTCTGGAGTTTTCTCAAATTTGCTGGCCTCAATGTACCAGTCAGCAAAATCGTTCCAGGTAAATTCCCGCAATTTCTCCCCAGCTTGAGAAAAGCGAAAATTCTCAATGTCCTCCCTTGTCTCTTGAATTAAAACAGACATTTTTTGCAATATCCAAAAATCAGCCAAGGTAAGATTGTTTTTTATTATCTTTTCTTGGACACTCTTTTTATCTGCTAGTCGAAGAACATAACGGCTAATATTCCAAAGCTTATTTGTAAAATTACGAAAGCTTCCAATTTTTTCTTCACTTAATCGAATATCATTTCCAGGAGTGTTTCCTATAAGAAGCGATAATCTTACTGCATCTGTTCCAAATTTTTCGATTACGTCAGAGTATCAATGCCAGTGCCCTTTGATTTGATCATTTTTTTCCCTGATTTATCTAAGACCATTCCATGAAGATAAACTTTTTCAAAGGGAATCTCATTGAGAGCAAATAAGGACATCATAATCATTCGGGAAACCCAGAGGGTTATAATCTCATAGCCAGTTTCCAGAACCTGGGTAGGATGAAAGCGGAGTAAATCCCCTGATTTTTTTCCATTCCTGAAAAAACCTGGCCAACCTAGAGTTGAAAAAGTCCACATTCCAGAAGAAAACCATGTGTCCAACGTATCAGTGTCCTGCTTCCAATTCTTGCCTTTTGGCTTTTTCTCTCCAACATAAATCTTTTCATTTTTGTACCAAACAGGAATTTGATGTCCAAACCATATTTGGCGACTTATGCACCAGTCGTGCAAATTAGCCATCCAGTTTATATATGTTCTGAAAAACCTATCCGGGATGAATTTAATTTTTCCTTGCTCGGCCACCTCAATAGCCTTCTCTTTAAGCGATTTGTTCCCTAATCTTTTTATTTTTTTGTCTACCGCAATAAACCATTGCTTGGATGGTAAGGGTTCAATGGGTGTGCCACACCGGTAGCAAACCGACAAATTATGTTCTATTTCTCTCTCGTTTTTCAAAAGACCTTGTTTTTTTAGTTTTTTAACTATCATTTCTCTTGCTTCCCGCGCGCTTTTACCCAAGTATTCGCTAAATCCTTCGCGAACTTTTCCATCCTCGTTAATAACCTTGACTATTTCAAGTTTGTTCCTCTGGGCTAATTGCCAGTCAGCCATAGAATGAGCAGGAGTAACACCTACTGCTCCTGTTCCGAATTTTGGATCAACACTTTTGTCGGTTACAACTTTTAGCTTAAGAGGAACTCCACAGAAATTGACGGAGTAAACTTTACCAACGTAATCTTTATATCTTTTATCTTTAGGGTTTACTGCTATCGCCGTGTCTCCGAGTTTTGTCTCCGGTCGGGTGGTGGCGATTGAAATAGGAAAATCTCTGCTATATCTAAAGGTGTAAAGTTTAGTCTTTTGTGCTTTATAGTCGACCTCGTCATCGGCTAGTGTTGACTGACATCTTGGACACCAGTTAACGATTCTTTCGCCGCGGTAGATTATTCCTGCCTTATACATATCGACAAACATTCCTTGGACAGCTACTTTTCTTTGCTCATCGAGCGTAAAAGCTTCCCTTGACCAATCCAGGGAAGCTCCCATTTTTCTAGTCTGGTAAAGGATGGTTTCTTGAGTTTTTCTTAAAAAATCCCAAACTCTTTCAAGAAATTTTTCTTTGCCTAGGTCATAACGCGTTAAACCCTCTTCTTTTAGCAAGTTTCTTTCCACCACATTTTGAGTGGCGATGGCTGCATGGTCAGTGCCTGGAATCCAAAGAGTTCGAAAGCCCTTCATCCGGTGATAACGAATTAAAAGATCCTCAATAGCTAACGTGGAAGAATGTCCCAAGTGGAGCTTGTCAGTAATATTAGGAGGGGGCAAAACAATGGTAAATGAAGTAGCATTCCTGGATATGTCTAAATTATCTGGGTTGAAATATCCCGATTTTTCCCACTCTTCGTAGATTTTATCCTCCACCTTTTTAGGATCGTAAGTTTTCGGAAGTTCTTTTTTCATCCCGGTAGTAGAAATTTGACTAATTATTCCGGTAGTTTTTTGATTTTTCTTCCAGAAAAATCGGTCAAATTTTCACTACCGGGCATGCTTTAATCGTAGCATTATAGAAGGATTTTTTCAAATGAAAAAAGGCAGATGGAGCAATCACCTGCCTTATAAAGTTTTTTATTCGTAGTAGCCCATTTTTAATAATTCCTTGTATGTATGGACTCGCTCAATAGGATAAACAAGTATGGGACTTCTATCAAGCTCG
Coding sequences within:
- a CDS encoding Hsp20/alpha crystallin family protein translates to MAKTKISFLERITGARKVENNQGESAPVFSEEEETEMVMRTNSSPAVRDESWGGETEGQLTIDVYQTENDIVIKSTIAGVKPEDLDVSINNDMVTIRGERKNEEEVTPENYYYQECYWGPFSRSVVLPVDVLPEKAEASLKNGILTVRLPKADTTKLKKIQVRGF
- a CDS encoding PrsW family glutamic-type intramembrane protease; protein product: MRYLESFFWGIIAALGALALEFIIANVFLLFPSNKNITLELFISSFAFVIISAGVEETLKYIVIAKRIEELFWNRPLLLISFLVGLSFSLVEIALIGWQIGAEWKMHYRYLVEIILLHTSTAGLMGYFIATGNPKRSGTIIKAFGLAAIAHLVFNILAFYRSYFFDYLIFLLLLFLVAVNVFNVLRIPKKLAS
- a CDS encoding class I tRNA ligase family protein, with amino-acid sequence MQKMSVLIQETREDIENFRFSQAGEKLREFTWNDFADWYIEASKFEKTPEKNKILILVLKDLLKLWHPFMPFVTEHVWKQFGEKNLLMVTKWPTEENYWNIASASQTDFLNFELVKEIIKAIRRARLESKIEPHRKISVIIDTRSHQQYLGINTYALIHSQENLIRSLRTGIKELKITSEGKRIKSAIHRTVAGINIYIPTKGLVDIKKERDKAKKELENLKKFISGIESRMKNKQFLEKAPQKVIEGQKESLRKAKTKFSEIKKHIEDLG
- a CDS encoding valine--tRNA ligase; this encodes MKKELPKTYDPKKVEDKIYEEWEKSGYFNPDNLDISRNATSFTIVLPPPNITDKLHLGHSSTLAIEDLLIRYHRMKGFRTLWIPGTDHAAIATQNVVERNLLKEEGLTRYDLGKEKFLERVWDFLRKTQETILYQTRKMGASLDWSREAFTLDEQRKVAVQGMFVDMYKAGIIYRGERIVNWCPRCQSTLADDEVDYKAQKTKLYTFRYSRDFPISIATTRPETKLGDTAIAVNPKDKRYKDYVGKVYSVNFCGVPLKLKVVTDKSVDPKFGTGAVGVTPAHSMADWQLAQRNKLEIVKVINEDGKVREGFSEYLGKSAREAREMIVKKLKKQGLLKNEREIEHNLSVCYRCGTPIEPLPSKQWFIAVDKKIKRLGNKSLKEKAIEVAEQGKIKFIPDRFFRTYINWMANLHDWCISRQIWFGHQIPVWYKNEKIYVGEKKPKGKNWKQDTDTLDTWFSSGMWTFSTLGWPGFFRNGKKSGDLLRFHPTQVLETGYEIITLWVSRMIMMSLFALNEIPFEKVYLHGMVLDKSGKKMIKSKGTGIDTLT